The proteins below are encoded in one region of Ricinus communis isolate WT05 ecotype wild-type chromosome 6, ASM1957865v1, whole genome shotgun sequence:
- the LOC125370485 gene encoding non-symbiotic hemoglobin 2, producing MRFSEKQEALVKESWEVMKQDIPHYSLRFFSIILEIAPAAKGMFSFLKDSDEIPQSNPKLKAHAVKVFKMTCESAIQLREKGEVVVNDTTLKYLGSVHVQKGVLDPHFEVVKEALLRTVQEAIGEKWNEEMSGAWGEAYDQLAAAIKSEMKEEAATAA from the exons atgagGTTTAGTGAGAAGCAAGAAGCTTTGGtgaaggaatcatgggaagtGATGAAGCAAGATATCCCTCATTACAGTCTTCGATTCTTTAGCAT tATTTTAGAGATAGCACCAGCTGCAAAAGGCATGTTTTCCTTCCTCAAAGACTCAGATGAGATTCCACAGAGTAATCCTAAGCTCAAAGCTCATGCTGTCAAGGTTTTCAAGATG ACATGTGAATCAGCTATTCAACTCCGGGAGAAGGGTGAAGTAGTAGTCAATGATACCACTTTGAAATATTTGGGTTCTGTTCATGTTCAGAAAGGAGTACTTGATCCCCATTTtgag GTGGTGAAAGAAGCACTACTAAGAACAGttcaagaggcaattgggGAGAAATGGAATGAGGAGATGAGTGGTGCATGGGGTGAAGCTTATGATCAGTTGGCTGCAGCCATCAAGTCTGAGATGAAAGAAGAGGCTGCAACTGCTGCTTAg
- the LOC125370325 gene encoding cyclin-dependent protein kinase inhibitor SMR1-like has product MSADLDFRQDLTRIQAPSDEIPALQQPCSSADDQIGLVIQGNGGESNECRTPTSKEHKIPPVLSCPPAPRKPRRTPSCKRKLSELEFIKIVNHEEVDSFFRSSFDAPAKRRCPCK; this is encoded by the coding sequence ATGTCTGCTGATCTTGATTTCCGTCAGGATTTGACGAGAATTCAAGCCCCTTCGGACGAGATTCCTGCCCTACAGCAGCCTTGCAGCTCTGCGGATGATCAGATAGGCCTTGTGATTCAAGGAAATGGAGGAGAGAGCAATGAGTGTCGAACTCCCACTTCCAAAGAACACAAGATTCCTCCCGTTTTGAGCTGTCCGCCGGCGCCACGGAAACCCAGGAGGACGCCGTCGTGTAAAAGAAAGCTGTCGGAGTTGGAATTCATTAAGATCGTGAATCACGAAGAAGTCGACTCTTTCTTCCGATCAAGTTTTGATGCTCCTGCAAAAAGAAGATGCCCTTGTAAATGA
- the LOC125370484 gene encoding glutathione S-transferase U7-like, protein MAEEVKVLGTWSSPFSHRVELALKLKGIQYEYIEENLRDKSPLLLQSNPVHKKIPVLIHNSKPIAESLLILEYIEETWQNNPLLPKDPHARATARFWAKFVDEKILPTNGKLRTAKEEEKEQIVEEVGQLLKILENELNGKEYFGGESIGYVDIVVFFTAYGFLIRQEVTQTGLITEEKLPVLCKWIEKLGGVDVVKQCLPPREKHLAQIRARFASK, encoded by the exons ATGGCAGAAGAAGTGAAGGTACTTGGTACATGGTCTAGTCCATTCAGTCACAGAGTCGAACTTGCCCTTAAGTTGAAAGGGATTCAATATGAGTATATAGAGGAAAATCTACGTGATAAGAGTCCATTGCTTCTCCAATCCAACCCAGTTCATAAGAAGATCCCTGTCCTCATACACAACAGCAAACCCATTGCAGAGTCACTTCTCATTCTTGAGTACATCGAGGAAACTTGGCAAAATAATCCTCTTTTGCCTAAAGACCCTCATGCTAGAGCCACTGCTCGCTTTTGGGCTAAATTCGTGGATGAAAAA ATCCTGCCAACAAATGGGAAATTAAGAACAGCCAAGGAAGAGGAGAAGGAGCAAATTGTTGAAGAAGTTGGTCAGCTTCTGAAGATTCTTGAAAACGAACTAAACGGGAAGGAATATTTTGGAGGTGAGAGCATTGGGTATGTAGACATTGTGGTATTTTTCACAGCCTATGGATTTCTAATTCGTCAAGAAGTCACTCAAACTGGACTGATCACAGAAGAGAAACTTCCAGTTCTATGCAAATGGATAGAAAAGCTTGGTGGAGTTGATGTGGTGAAGCAGTGCCTGCCTCCAAGAGAGAAGCATCTTGCTCAAATTAGAGCTCGCTTTGCCTCCAAATAG